In the Pseudoalteromonas ulvae UL12 genome, one interval contains:
- a CDS encoding Na+/H+ antiporter subunit C: MEALYATCVGVLVACGVFLLLRARTFPVVLGLTMLSYAVNLFLFSSGRLSLNQAAVLGFSSDYADPLPQALVLTAIVIGFAMTAFVVILAIRGRADLGTDHVDGKETEVTTSVMQEIKESK, translated from the coding sequence ATGGAAGCCTTATATGCAACCTGTGTGGGTGTGTTAGTCGCGTGTGGGGTGTTTTTGTTATTACGCGCACGTACGTTTCCTGTGGTGCTCGGACTGACTATGCTCTCTTACGCCGTCAATTTATTTTTATTTTCATCGGGTCGCTTGAGTTTAAATCAAGCCGCTGTCCTTGGTTTTTCGAGTGACTATGCGGATCCTTTACCGCAAGCATTGGTGCTTACAGCTATTGTTATCGGATTCGCGATGACCGCATTTGTGGTTATTTTAGCAATACGAGGGCGAGCGGACTTAGGCACGGACCATGTTGATGGTAAAGAAACAGAAGTGACCACTTCGGTGATGCAAGAAATTAAGGAGAGCAAATAA
- the nlpI gene encoding lipoprotein NlpI, producing MRLKKIAVLSLLSGLMMGCSLTSDSQDKAVVNVAFATPLSTDFRSEIAIARYSELLYRTNLTDEQKAQLLYDRGVLYDSLGLSTLARIDFNRTLNLKPDLPEVYNFLGIHYTLMQQYDKAYEMFDAVLDLKAEHEYAYLNRGIALYYGQRPQLAEQDFDAFLALAPSDPYRVVWRYLAQKELDPITAQQQLMSASSQLDETTWAYQLIQLYSGELSEDTFLAQLDEGVSSEQEFAERLCEAYFYLAKKHLSAGNVRSAEDYFKLSLSTNVHEFVEYKYARLELELLYSHSE from the coding sequence ATGCGCTTAAAAAAAATTGCTGTTTTGTCACTACTTAGTGGCTTAATGATGGGTTGTAGTCTGACTTCAGACTCACAAGATAAAGCTGTGGTGAATGTTGCCTTTGCAACACCATTATCGACAGACTTTCGTAGTGAAATTGCAATAGCGCGTTATTCAGAATTGCTGTACCGCACCAACTTAACCGATGAGCAAAAAGCGCAGCTTTTATATGACCGAGGTGTCTTGTACGACAGTCTTGGTTTATCAACATTGGCTCGAATTGACTTTAATCGCACTTTAAACTTAAAACCAGACTTACCTGAGGTGTATAACTTTTTAGGGATCCATTACACCTTAATGCAGCAGTACGATAAAGCCTATGAAATGTTTGATGCGGTTTTAGATCTCAAAGCTGAACATGAATATGCTTACTTAAATCGTGGTATCGCTTTGTATTATGGGCAACGGCCGCAATTGGCAGAGCAAGATTTTGATGCTTTTTTAGCCTTGGCCCCGAGTGATCCTTATCGAGTCGTTTGGCGTTATTTAGCGCAAAAAGAATTAGATCCTATAACGGCACAACAACAATTGATGAGTGCGAGCAGTCAATTAGATGAAACAACTTGGGCGTACCAATTGATTCAATTGTATTCTGGGGAGTTGTCTGAGGATACTTTTTTAGCCCAATTGGATGAAGGAGTGTCTTCTGAGCAAGAATTTGCCGAGCGTTTGTGTGAAGCGTATTTTTATCTTGCCAAAAAGCACTTATCTGCGGGGAATGTTCGTAGTGCAGAAGATTACTTTAAACTTTCGTTATCCACTAATGTCCATGAGTTTGTTGAATATAAATATGCGCGTTTAGAGCTAGAGCTTTTATATTCACACAGTGAGTAA
- the rbfA gene encoding 30S ribosome-binding factor RbfA gives MRDFSRTDRVGQQIQKEIAVILQREIKDPRLGMATVSAVEVSRDLAYAKVFVTILNTADEDKTKESIAILNEATGYIRSLLGKRIRARIMPDLKFVLDSSLLDGMRMSNLVDQVIREDKKKRGDDLNIADEPSPEDDK, from the coding sequence ATGAGAGATTTTTCTCGTACTGATCGCGTAGGTCAGCAAATTCAAAAAGAAATTGCGGTCATCCTACAAAGAGAAATTAAAGATCCGCGTTTAGGTATGGCGACAGTTTCGGCTGTTGAAGTGTCAAGAGATTTGGCTTATGCCAAAGTTTTTGTGACGATTCTTAATACTGCAGACGAAGACAAAACTAAAGAAAGCATTGCAATTCTTAATGAAGCAACGGGTTATATTCGTTCTTTATTAGGGAAGCGAATTCGAGCACGTATCATGCCCGATTTAAAGTTTGTGCTTGATAGCTCATTACTAGATGGGATGAGAATGTCTAATTTGGTTGATCAAGTGATCCGTGAAGATAAGAAAAAGCGTGGTGATGATCTGAATATTGCAGACGAACCAAGCCCAGAAGATGATAAATAA
- a CDS encoding sel1 repeat family protein, translated as MCFIFCVLSQIRASDSDYSLAQYHFLQGAMGYAPWLVSQHQVPKQAYQHIALAKTLARHDDQQALYQLAEHYEQVSKPAFSETYYKQLLALPLSPRARRGARQTIAQFYHRQKNWSSLAEFVQADDPALWSFRSAFELGQDWHQAPSDVQASLRQLIAYPIVHTVSELSMLPDCPITVVPVISDVVSGQHWLRLHNIFITDPQLSQLPVCFTEILYQNKQQLGCENTTEQQAIECQLTGLTQSREWPAGIRNLIVLSDTGKANVNQGILYLNKLSSFEVYKHEWMHLLGLEDEYRLSKQSSQTRCRLVNPLSQLHYQVNTVAEGALYPVSTCDESYINAFKAISAATIMEFLDKPLPQAYLDKARSNITVQRSQLEVFSRAMFKRTNDLYWLNYGVALGFQGSYLQYALFLEEKGQIKQATVYLKLASDWPLAKSTIARLFYQQGDKLQARFWYAQAAKQGDSYGEYFYAKMLANGEGGKMDKAAAQALLQRAASKGNPLAQKSTQIAL; from the coding sequence TTGTGTTTTATTTTCTGTGTATTGTCCCAAATTCGAGCAAGCGACAGCGATTATAGCTTGGCGCAGTATCATTTTTTGCAAGGTGCGATGGGATATGCGCCTTGGCTCGTTAGCCAACATCAAGTGCCAAAACAAGCCTATCAACATATTGCTTTGGCTAAAACGTTAGCTCGTCATGATGATCAACAGGCTTTATATCAATTAGCAGAGCACTATGAGCAAGTTTCAAAACCAGCCTTTAGTGAGACGTATTATAAACAATTGCTTGCACTGCCGTTGTCACCGCGCGCACGTCGCGGCGCTCGCCAAACTATTGCGCAGTTTTATCATCGTCAAAAAAATTGGTCTTCATTGGCTGAGTTTGTTCAAGCAGATGATCCCGCGCTCTGGTCTTTTCGAAGTGCGTTTGAGCTAGGGCAAGATTGGCATCAAGCCCCAAGCGATGTTCAAGCTAGTTTAAGGCAACTTATTGCGTATCCAATTGTTCATACAGTGTCAGAGTTAAGTATGTTGCCTGATTGCCCGATTACAGTGGTGCCGGTGATATCCGATGTTGTTTCTGGACAGCATTGGTTACGATTACACAACATTTTTATTACGGATCCACAATTAAGTCAGCTGCCGGTATGTTTTACTGAAATTTTATATCAGAATAAACAACAACTTGGCTGTGAAAATACAACAGAGCAGCAGGCGATCGAATGCCAATTAACTGGATTAACTCAAAGCCGTGAATGGCCAGCTGGAATTCGGAACTTGATTGTATTGAGCGATACAGGTAAAGCGAATGTGAACCAAGGGATCTTGTACTTAAACAAACTCAGTAGTTTCGAGGTGTATAAACACGAATGGATGCATTTGTTAGGTCTTGAAGATGAATATCGATTATCGAAACAAAGCAGTCAAACACGTTGTCGATTAGTCAATCCATTAAGCCAGCTACATTATCAGGTCAATACGGTTGCAGAGGGGGCGTTATACCCTGTGTCGACGTGTGATGAAAGTTATATTAATGCGTTTAAAGCAATTTCAGCTGCGACTATCATGGAGTTTTTAGATAAACCTTTACCCCAAGCATACTTAGATAAAGCACGTTCAAATATCACTGTTCAACGCAGTCAATTAGAGGTCTTTAGTCGTGCGATGTTTAAGCGAACAAATGATCTTTACTGGCTCAACTATGGTGTTGCTCTCGGTTTTCAGGGGAGTTATTTGCAGTATGCTTTGTTTTTAGAAGAAAAAGGGCAAATAAAACAAGCCACTGTGTATTTAAAGTTGGCCTCAGATTGGCCGCTTGCAAAGTCAACTATTGCTCGGCTGTTTTATCAACAAGGGGATAAGTTACAAGCTCGGTTTTGGTATGCACAAGCTGCTAAACAAGGGGATAGTTATGGCGAGTATTTTTATGCCAAAATGCTCGCGAATGGCGAAGGAGGCAAAATGGATAAAGCCGCAGCTCAAGCATTGTTGCAACGTGCTGCGTCAAAAGGCAATCCACTGGCTCAAAAATCCACACAGATCGCACTATAA
- a CDS encoding monovalent cation/H+ antiporter subunit A — protein sequence MALLWIPLLSLFGSILAGLSGRFGRTTCTWLTALTPFIALMIAFNYSSAVFAGETLLYHLDWIPALGIELSFRLDGLSLLFVYMILGIGLLVILYARYYLSENDSMAKFFAFLMLFMTAMLGIVLSNNVIQLWVFWELTSISSFLLISFWWQKSEARRGARMALTVTGAGGLALLAGLLLLGNIVGSYDLGVILQSGELIKQHELYVATLGLILLGAFTKSAQFPFHFWLPHAMAAPTPVSAYLHSATMVKAGIFLLARFHPALAGTEFWFMFVGLTGLATLSFGAYMALFKHDLKGLLAYSTVSHLGLITLLLGLDTQLAVVAAIFHIINHATFKASLFMAAGIIDHESGTRDMRKLNGMLKFLPYTATLAMVAAASMAGVPLLNGFLSKEMFFAETLHQQVLGSMSWLIPVVATLAAVFSVAYSIRFIHDVFFNGEPIGLTKTPHEPPRYMRIPVEILVALCIVVGIFPNFVVHDILNAASRAVLGPVLPEYSLAIWHGFNLPLLMSGLAVLGGLFVYSQRKHLFHFQASLPSFDAKEFFELRVQQLVRWSREFIDRLESGSLQRYILFVLISVIILAGLPLFDMVQLAGTKPLSAVTPNAAVGAGLLIAGALATLIWHQNRMVALLTISVVGLMVSVAFTRYSAPDLALTQLTVEVVTIILLMLALFFLPQKTPKESSSLRILRDLAIASSLGVIVGSLCYAILTRPLSSISDFFLANAKIGGGGTNVVNVILVDFRGFDTLGEITVLGIAALGIYKMLLNLPLFMPSRDGEGRPWARERHPILLASISQSLLPLALLVTVYIFLRGHNLPGGGFIAGLITAIAFILQYMAHGSQWIYDRFDVNYRKVIAFGIAIAFMTGLGSWLFGRPFLTSWFEYFDIPLVGKVELASALVFDLGVYLTVVGSVLMILASLGKLTLNQQPEAEGK from the coding sequence ATAGCTTTATTATGGATCCCCTTACTTTCATTGTTCGGAAGTATCCTCGCAGGTCTGAGCGGCCGCTTTGGTCGTACAACATGCACTTGGCTCACGGCATTAACCCCTTTTATTGCCTTAATGATTGCCTTCAATTATTCATCTGCTGTCTTTGCTGGTGAGACGTTACTGTATCATCTCGATTGGATCCCAGCGCTTGGCATTGAACTGTCGTTTCGTTTAGATGGTTTGTCTTTATTATTTGTTTACATGATCTTAGGTATTGGCTTGTTGGTGATTTTATACGCTCGCTATTATCTGAGTGAAAATGACTCCATGGCAAAGTTTTTTGCTTTTTTAATGCTGTTTATGACCGCGATGCTGGGCATCGTTTTATCAAATAATGTTATTCAGTTATGGGTCTTTTGGGAATTAACCAGTATTAGCTCGTTCCTGTTGATTAGTTTTTGGTGGCAAAAATCAGAGGCACGCCGTGGTGCCCGTATGGCACTGACTGTCACTGGTGCAGGTGGATTAGCTTTACTTGCAGGTTTATTACTCCTGGGCAATATTGTCGGTAGTTATGATCTAGGCGTCATTTTACAAAGTGGTGAGTTAATTAAACAACATGAGCTATATGTTGCAACTCTTGGACTGATTTTACTTGGTGCCTTTACCAAATCAGCACAATTCCCATTTCATTTTTGGTTACCACATGCGATGGCGGCCCCAACGCCTGTTAGCGCTTACTTACATTCTGCCACTATGGTTAAGGCTGGTATATTCTTATTGGCACGTTTTCATCCGGCATTAGCAGGGACTGAGTTTTGGTTCATGTTTGTTGGCTTAACCGGCTTAGCGACGTTATCCTTTGGTGCCTATATGGCGCTATTTAAGCATGATCTTAAAGGGTTATTGGCTTATTCGACAGTGAGTCATTTAGGTTTAATCACGTTATTACTCGGCTTAGATACACAGCTTGCAGTAGTTGCAGCTATTTTTCATATTATCAATCACGCGACCTTTAAAGCTTCTTTGTTTATGGCTGCTGGGATTATTGATCATGAAAGTGGCACCCGGGACATGCGTAAACTCAATGGCATGCTCAAGTTTTTACCTTACACCGCGACGCTTGCAATGGTGGCTGCGGCCTCAATGGCCGGTGTACCTTTACTAAATGGTTTCTTATCAAAAGAAATGTTCTTTGCGGAAACATTGCATCAACAAGTGCTTGGTTCGATGTCTTGGTTGATCCCTGTCGTCGCGACCTTGGCAGCTGTGTTTTCCGTTGCGTATTCGATTCGCTTTATTCACGATGTTTTCTTTAATGGTGAGCCAATCGGGTTGACTAAAACCCCGCATGAGCCACCACGTTATATGAGAATTCCCGTTGAAATATTAGTCGCACTTTGTATCGTGGTTGGGATATTTCCTAATTTTGTGGTGCACGATATTTTAAATGCCGCTTCACGTGCGGTGCTTGGGCCTGTTTTACCTGAGTACAGTTTAGCGATTTGGCATGGCTTTAACCTTCCACTATTGATGAGTGGCTTAGCGGTGCTTGGTGGATTGTTCGTTTATAGTCAACGAAAGCACTTATTTCATTTTCAAGCCTCTTTACCGAGTTTCGATGCCAAAGAGTTTTTTGAACTTCGCGTTCAGCAATTAGTGCGTTGGAGCCGTGAGTTTATTGACCGTCTTGAGAGTGGCTCATTGCAACGGTATATTCTCTTTGTGCTTATCAGTGTCATTATTTTGGCCGGTTTGCCGCTGTTTGACATGGTTCAGCTTGCCGGAACCAAGCCATTATCTGCGGTGACACCGAATGCCGCGGTTGGGGCTGGTTTATTAATTGCGGGTGCTTTAGCAACTTTGATATGGCATCAAAATAGAATGGTGGCATTGCTGACAATTTCTGTGGTTGGTTTAATGGTATCCGTTGCATTTACTCGTTACTCAGCACCCGATTTAGCATTGACTCAGCTGACAGTCGAAGTGGTGACAATTATTTTATTAATGTTGGCGTTGTTCTTTTTGCCACAAAAAACACCAAAAGAATCAAGCTCACTGAGAATTTTACGTGATCTGGCGATTGCTTCGAGTCTTGGTGTGATTGTTGGCAGCTTGTGTTATGCAATTTTGACTCGTCCATTGTCTTCTATTTCTGATTTCTTCCTTGCGAACGCTAAAATCGGTGGCGGTGGAACGAATGTCGTCAATGTCATCTTGGTTGATTTTAGGGGCTTTGATACGTTAGGTGAGATTACTGTATTAGGGATTGCCGCATTAGGAATTTACAAAATGTTGCTTAACTTGCCTTTATTTATGCCTTCGAGAGATGGTGAGGGCAGACCTTGGGCACGAGAGCGTCATCCAATTCTATTAGCGTCAATTTCGCAAAGTTTACTGCCTTTGGCCTTATTAGTGACTGTCTATATCTTCTTACGTGGTCACAACTTACCTGGTGGTGGGTTTATAGCCGGTCTTATCACCGCTATTGCTTTTATCTTGCAATACATGGCACATGGTTCGCAGTGGATTTATGACCGCTTTGATGTCAACTACCGTAAAGTGATTGCCTTTGGTATTGCGATTGCCTTTATGACAGGTTTAGGGAGTTGGTTATTTGGTCGTCCTTTCTTAACGAGCTGGTTTGAGTACTTTGATATTCCATTGGTTGGAAAAGTAGAACTGGCCAGTGCCTTAGTATTCGATTTAGGGGTGTATTTAACAGTGGTAGGCTCTGTCTTAATGATATTAGCAAGTTTAGGTAAATTGACACTCAACCAACAACCTGAAGCGGAGGGCAAGTAA
- the rpsO gene encoding 30S ribosomal protein S15, which yields MSLSTQDKADIVAKFARAEGDTGSPEVQVALLTFDINKLQGHFADHKHDFHSRRGLLRKVSQRRKLLDYLKGKDLARYAALIAELGLRR from the coding sequence ATGTCACTAAGTACTCAAGATAAAGCAGATATCGTAGCAAAATTCGCACGCGCTGAAGGCGACACAGGTTCACCTGAAGTTCAAGTTGCACTTTTAACTTTCGATATCAACAAGCTACAAGGTCACTTTGCAGATCACAAACACGATTTCCATTCTCGTCGTGGTTTATTACGTAAAGTTAGCCAACGTCGTAAATTGCTTGATTACCTTAAAGGTAAAGATTTAGCACGTTATGCTGCGTTAATCGCTGAGCTTGGCCTTCGTCGCTAA
- the pnp gene encoding polyribonucleotide nucleotidyltransferase has translation MQAIIKKFQLGQHEVTLETGAIARQADGAVLASIGDTSVLVTVVGKREAQAGQDFFPLTVNYQERMYAAGRIPGGFLKREGRPNDGETLIARLIDRPIRPLFPNGFVNEVQVIATVVSVDPEVQPDMVAMIGTSAALAISGIPFSGPIGAARVGYINDQYVLNPTLTELAESKLDLVVAGTDNAVLMVESEADVLAEEVMLGAVVYGHEQSQAIINAINEFKAEAGKPAWDWSAPEKNVALEEKVAALAAEKVGEAYRITDKVARKEALTATKDAVIEALTAELAEDETLDKQEVSKVFGSLEKKIVRGRITAGEKRIDGREPDMIRALDVMTGVLPRTHGSAIFTRGETQALVTATLGTERDSQLIDDLTGTHKNHFMLNYNFPPFCVGETGFVGSPKRREIGHGNLAKRGIQAVLPTLTEFPYSIRVVSEITESNGSSSMASVCGTSLALMNAGVPIKASVAGIAMGLVKEEENFVVLSDILGDEDHLGDMDFKVAGTQNGITALQMDIKIEGITQEIMQIALKQAKAARIHILGVMDEAIAAPSEELSQFAPRIYTMTIPPKKIAEVIGKGGATIRQLTEETGTTIEIEDDGTIKIAATDGISAQNAISRIEQLTAELEVGTIYEGKVVRLVDFGAFVNVLPGKDGLVHISQISEERVNNVADHLSVGQEVKVKVVEVDRQGRVRLSIKEAMAPAKEAAPASEPEA, from the coding sequence TTGCAAGCAATTATTAAAAAATTCCAATTAGGTCAACACGAAGTAACATTAGAAACAGGTGCGATCGCCCGTCAAGCAGATGGTGCAGTATTGGCTAGTATCGGTGACACATCAGTGTTAGTCACTGTTGTTGGTAAGCGTGAAGCACAAGCGGGTCAAGATTTTTTCCCGTTAACAGTTAACTATCAAGAGCGTATGTACGCTGCGGGTCGTATCCCTGGTGGTTTCTTAAAGCGTGAAGGTCGTCCAAACGATGGCGAAACATTAATCGCACGTCTTATTGACCGTCCAATTCGTCCTCTTTTCCCTAACGGTTTCGTAAACGAAGTACAAGTAATTGCTACTGTTGTTTCTGTTGATCCAGAAGTACAACCAGATATGGTTGCTATGATTGGTACTTCAGCTGCACTTGCTATTTCAGGTATTCCATTCTCAGGCCCAATTGGTGCAGCACGTGTGGGTTACATCAATGATCAATACGTTCTTAACCCAACGTTAACTGAGCTAGCTGAAAGTAAGTTAGACCTTGTTGTAGCCGGTACTGATAACGCAGTATTAATGGTTGAGTCAGAAGCAGATGTACTTGCTGAAGAAGTGATGCTTGGTGCCGTTGTATATGGTCATGAGCAATCTCAAGCGATTATCAATGCAATTAATGAATTTAAAGCTGAAGCTGGCAAGCCTGCATGGGATTGGTCTGCTCCAGAGAAAAACGTTGCTCTTGAAGAGAAAGTTGCGGCACTTGCTGCTGAGAAAGTAGGTGAAGCATATCGTATTACTGATAAAGTAGCGCGCAAAGAAGCATTAACTGCAACAAAAGATGCAGTTATTGAAGCACTTACAGCTGAACTTGCTGAAGATGAGACTCTTGATAAGCAAGAAGTATCAAAAGTATTTGGTTCATTAGAGAAGAAAATCGTTCGTGGCCGTATCACAGCGGGCGAAAAACGTATCGATGGTCGTGAACCAGATATGATCCGTGCCCTTGATGTAATGACGGGTGTATTACCTCGAACTCATGGTTCTGCTATCTTTACACGTGGTGAAACTCAAGCACTTGTTACTGCAACGTTAGGTACAGAACGTGATTCTCAGTTAATCGATGATTTAACCGGTACTCACAAGAACCACTTCATGCTTAACTATAACTTCCCTCCGTTCTGTGTTGGGGAAACTGGTTTTGTAGGCTCACCTAAGCGTCGTGAAATCGGTCACGGTAACTTAGCAAAACGTGGTATCCAAGCAGTTCTTCCAACATTAACTGAATTCCCATATTCAATTCGTGTGGTATCTGAAATCACTGAATCAAATGGTTCATCTTCAATGGCTTCTGTATGTGGTACGTCACTTGCGCTTATGAATGCAGGTGTACCAATCAAAGCATCTGTTGCTGGTATTGCGATGGGTCTAGTGAAAGAAGAAGAAAACTTTGTTGTTTTATCAGATATCTTAGGTGATGAAGATCACTTAGGTGATATGGACTTTAAAGTTGCAGGTACTCAAAACGGTATTACTGCGCTTCAAATGGATATTAAGATCGAAGGTATCACCCAAGAGATCATGCAAATTGCACTTAAGCAAGCAAAAGCAGCACGTATCCATATCTTAGGTGTAATGGATGAAGCCATTGCTGCACCTTCTGAAGAGTTGTCACAATTCGCTCCGCGTATTTATACAATGACTATTCCTCCGAAGAAGATTGCAGAAGTAATTGGTAAAGGTGGCGCAACAATCCGTCAGCTAACTGAAGAAACTGGCACTACCATCGAAATCGAAGATGATGGCACAATCAAAATTGCTGCAACAGACGGCATTAGCGCACAAAACGCAATCTCTCGTATCGAGCAGTTAACGGCTGAGCTTGAAGTAGGTACTATCTACGAAGGTAAAGTTGTACGCTTAGTTGATTTCGGTGCATTTGTTAATGTATTACCAGGTAAAGATGGCCTAGTTCACATTTCTCAAATCAGTGAAGAGCGTGTTAATAACGTTGCAGACCACTTATCAGTTGGCCAAGAAGTAAAGGTTAAAGTTGTTGAAGTTGACCGTCAAGGCCGTGTACGTTTAAGTATCAAAGAAGCAATGGCGCCAGCAAAAGAAGCGGCTCCAGCAAGTGAACCAGAAGCATAA
- the truB gene encoding tRNA pseudouridine(55) synthase TruB: protein MARKLKGRPVDGIFLLDKSIGLSSNRALQQLKHLYGAQKAGHTGALDPLATGMLPICLGEATKFSQFLLDTDKTYVVRAKLGVRTTTSDSDGEVVSQKPVSVNHEQLTKAIEGFLGTTDQYPSMYSALKYQGQPLYKYAREGIEVPRKCRKITVFSLTLDEFDQENNEIQMTAHVSKGTYIRTIVDDLGEVLGCGAHVIMLHRSEVGHYPASQMMSLSALEAMLEEAKVSGPDAHPLLDSLLLPMDTALANLPIVTINTEQEKAFKNGQCSEIADLPDGIFRVEVLPEQRFIGLGERNELGQLKSKRGLSTHQEPQ from the coding sequence ATGGCTAGAAAATTAAAAGGCCGTCCTGTGGACGGCATTTTTTTGTTAGATAAATCAATTGGTCTGTCATCTAACCGAGCATTACAGCAGCTTAAGCATTTATACGGTGCACAAAAAGCAGGCCATACTGGTGCATTAGATCCTCTGGCGACAGGTATGCTGCCAATTTGTTTGGGTGAAGCGACCAAATTTTCTCAGTTTTTGCTCGATACAGATAAAACCTATGTGGTAAGAGCAAAGCTTGGTGTGAGAACAACCACCTCAGATTCGGATGGTGAGGTTGTCTCGCAAAAGCCTGTCTCGGTTAATCATGAGCAATTAACGAAAGCAATTGAAGGCTTTCTAGGCACAACCGACCAATATCCATCGATGTATTCAGCGCTAAAATACCAAGGGCAACCTTTGTATAAATATGCGCGTGAAGGTATTGAAGTACCAAGAAAGTGTCGAAAAATCACCGTTTTTAGTTTAACTCTTGATGAATTTGATCAAGAGAATAACGAAATACAAATGACTGCTCATGTCAGCAAAGGAACCTATATTCGGACAATTGTCGATGACTTAGGAGAAGTATTAGGGTGTGGTGCACACGTTATTATGCTGCATCGAAGTGAAGTGGGACATTATCCAGCTTCGCAAATGATGTCTTTATCTGCGTTGGAAGCCATGCTTGAAGAAGCCAAGGTTTCAGGTCCAGATGCTCACCCATTACTCGATAGCTTGTTGCTACCTATGGACACTGCGCTTGCGAATCTGCCTATTGTGACAATTAATACTGAGCAAGAAAAAGCATTCAAGAACGGTCAATGTAGCGAAATAGCTGATTTACCGGATGGTATTTTTCGTGTTGAAGTCTTACCAGAGCAGCGTTTCATTGGCTTAGGCGAACGTAATGAGCTAGGGCAACTTAAATCTAAGCGCGGACTTTCAACACATCAAGAACCTCAGTAA